One stretch of Salmo trutta chromosome 7, fSalTru1.1, whole genome shotgun sequence DNA includes these proteins:
- the LOC115197309 gene encoding four-jointed box protein 1-like, with the protein MRAVSANLLALLFLCTCACVFYVWSRLESRLERYKRGLQLPSSFHVGPSPDISAKTFRALLAVPVAQRLHLGGRLDVRNVTGVRDQIGSLGNRDYHMNVDNKGSVQRGVPAKVGSLVEGIFWSEWLEAQLPASFSEEHARAWRERARGHRIVRLEPGCGRISNQLATFSDGAKACVRYGINADQVQGETLTYYLANLLGITNLPPLILAQLNVDSEQWASVRRRIGGLQWSERAVVSLTEWVPNLTGVVTPAPLRQESKGLRPLQGELGNKTTAELFELMQWTDLIILDYLSANFDRLVSNLFSLQWDSRVMERETNNLLRTPRGDLVFIDNEAGLVHGYRVLDMWEKYHSTVLGSVSVFRKRTAQRVIELHRRRDTRTRLLELYRDSEPLSPELGFLSYEHAGVLQNRIDRLYKHISHCKEEYHQL; encoded by the coding sequence ATGAGGGCTGTGTCGGCGAACTTACTTGCACTGCTCTTTCTCTGCACTTGTGCCTGTGTATTCTACGTCTGGAGCAGGCTGGAGAGTCGGCTGGAGAGATACAAACGGGGGTTACAGTTACCGAGCTCCTTTCACGTTGGGCCATCACCGGACATCTCCGCTAAAACTTTCCGTGCTTTGCTCGCTGTTCCAGTGGCACAGAGACTGCACTTGGGGGGCAGACTGGATGTCCGCAACGTTACTGGTGTTAGGGATCAAATTGGCTCTTTAGGAAACAGAGATTACCATATGAATGTAGATAACAAGGGGTCAGTACAGAGGGGGGTCCCGGCCAAAGTTGGCTCGCTCGTTGAGGGTATTTTTTGGAGTGAATGGCTGGAGGCTCAGCTTCCCGCCAGCTTCAGTGAGGAACATGCCCGGgcttggagagagagagcccgGGGACACCGCATAGTCAGACTGGAGCCGGGCTGTGGTAGAATATCCAATCAGCTGGCCACTTTTTCGGACGGAGCCAAAGCTTGCGTGCGTTATGGAATAAACGCGGACCAGGTGCAGGGGGAAACGCTGACTTATTACCTGGCTAATTTGCTAGGTATTACAAATCTACCGCCTCTCATCCTTGCCCAGTTGAACGTTGACAGTGAACAATGGGCTTCTGTTAGGAGAAGAATTGGCGGTTTACAGTGGAGTGAGCGGGCGGTGGTCTCACTCACCGAGTGGGTCCCCAACCTGACCGGGGTAGTCACACCTGCTCCGCTGCGCCAGGAGAGCAAGGGGCTGCGCCCTCTGCAAGGGGAGCTGGGAAACAAAACGACTGCGGAGTTGTTCGAGCTAATGCAGTGGACCGACCTGATAATATTGGACTACCTGTCTGCTAACTTCGACAGGCTCGTTAGCAACCTCTTTAGCCTGCAGTGGGACTCGCGCGTGATGGAGAGGGAGACCAACAACCTGCTCAGAACGCCCCGCGGTGACCTGGTATTCATAGACAACGAGGCAGGGCTTGTACATGGATACCGGGTGCTTGATATGTGGGAGAAGTACCACAGCACGGTCTTGGGCTCCGTGTCTGTGTTCAGAAAGAGGACAGCGCAGCGCGTGATAGAACTGCACCGGCGCAGGGACACCAGGACTCGGCTGCTCGAGCTGTACAGAGACAGCGAACCTTTGTCTCCGGAATTAGGTTTTCTCTCCTACGAACACGCGGGAGTACTACAGAACCGAATAGACAGATTATACAAACACATATCGCATTGCAAGGAGGAATACCACCAGCTGTGA